ATGGAGTTTCTATGATGTCACCGCACCTGGATATAGAGGACCACTCACAAGAGAATACCTGCAAAGAGCTGCGGACTGTCCATACGATGATGAAGTTTCATTCTTTGACCTCCTTGCCCCATATAATAAGAACGTTTTCAAATACGATCTGTACTTCACGGTCGTCACCTGTATTACAAATTGTAAGTATCCAGTTGGTGGATTTACTGTTATAACGAAATTGCCAGGTCTTTGAATCCAGGTACTAGAAACATTTAAGTGCACGGCTTTCTACCCATCCAATTAACCATAGAAGGACTCCTAATTGCTCATTCAATCAAAATGGTAAGGGGCTCATTAGTATGTGCAACCAATAAATCTTCCATACAAAGTGTTTCAATGATTAGCTGCATTGATTTTAAAATAAGTGACGACAGCGCGCAACAGAACGAATGATGATGAGTCACCAAGGTAAAAACTCTGCCAATACCCCATGCCCCAGCCCCCTTCCACCCCTATCCCCACCCGGGGGATTCAATGTGACATCCACCCGCCAGTTTTTTCTGGGTAGGTGATTTGTAGCGTGTGAAATGTGACGCATGCACATTCAAGCGTGTAACACACAAATGTGTAGTAGGGGCGAATGAATATTCGCCCACATCATTCACAACCAGCCAAATTATGTCTTATTTTACATCATGGTTGTTTCTTCTTGCCACACCACCTACGCCCCCTTTGGCTCGGTTCTCTCCAGCACCGGCACAGGACAACGCACCGGCTACATTGGACGTGAAGCCGACAACGAAACTGGCCTCGGCAACTACGGCGTGCGCCTCTACGAACCGGAGTACGGACGGTTTATGAGTGTGGATGTGTTGTGGGAAAAAAGAGCCTATGCAAATCCGTATCATTATTGCCTTAATATGCCACTTACATCAACTGATGCTAGTGGTCTTGATTTGATAATACTTGTTGATAAAGAAGGGGCTCATAGTCTTGGACATGTAGCAGTACTAATTGGTAATGATAATACTGGATGGGATTATTTTTCACTTGACGGTTCAAAAGGATGGAATCCTCTTCATGGTCCGGCGAAGGTAGATCCCCCGCTGTCATTTACCACTTTATCTGAATTCGTGGATAAAGGACGCAAGGAGAAACAGTTAGAACGATACGACATTGCATATAGAATTGCAGCAGATAAGCTTACAGATGAAAAGTTTCGCTCAGGTGCTCAAAGTGAAACTGATAAGTCTAAAGACTACGATATATTCACGCACTCATGTATAGATGTGGTATCAGGAACATTAGAAGCGGCAGGATACTGGGGTGGAAATCGGAGGACCAATATTCCACTCATTCGAATAAATCAGATATTAAATAGTCTTCATAAAGCCGGTGTTACAGTTGATACGTTGAATCCGAAGAAGAAAGCTCAAGGAGACACCAAGTCAGGTGACAGTTCTGACGTGAAGGAGGAGTCGTTCCAAATCATAAGTGCTCATTAATTAACAAACGGCAATGTCTGAATCTAAGTCAACATTCTGCAAGTACACAACTATCGCATTGGTGATCGTTTCGGTTCTCTTTGGCGGATATTGTTTGTTTGGTGTTCTTGGATTTAATCCACTACGCTTTATCCTAAGAAACGATCCTGTTTTTATCTATAATATTTCTGAAGCAGAGGCTTTAAATTTGCTTGTGGCAAGGTA
This is a stretch of genomic DNA from Ignavibacteria bacterium. It encodes these proteins:
- a CDS encoding RHS repeat-associated core domain-containing protein, producing MVVSSCHTTYAPFGSVLSSTGTGQRTGYIGREADNETGLGNYGVRLYEPEYGRFMSVDVLWEKRAYANPYHYCLNMPLTSTDASGLDLIILVDKEGAHSLGHVAVLIGNDNTGWDYFSLDGSKGWNPLHGPAKVDPPLSFTTLSEFVDKGRKEKQLERYDIAYRIAADKLTDEKFRSGAQSETDKSKDYDIFTHSCIDVVSGTLEAAGYWGGNRRTNIPLIRINQILNSLHKAGVTVDTLNPKKKAQGDTKSGDSSDVKEESFQIISAH